From a single Candidatus Delongbacteria bacterium genomic region:
- a CDS encoding MBL fold metallo-hydrolase, whose protein sequence is MDLTILSPTADCGGSCLYLNLDGTGFLLDAGCDLSRTGEASLPDLRPLGNAPLDWILLSHAHLDHCGSLPVIAQRWPDARVLCSRATWELARLQLVRRAALMARAWAEGQSGDYPLYDENEIGELESRVQFIVNGQPEALAGSWNPYPTQVTAFDAGHILGSQSFLLEGRAGSAFHTGDSCLRPQSVIQGAVLPASADVVITGTTLAWSDFHNTLKRRDEISRLAQAINDVTAMGGSILLPVFNLGLAQELLFVLHMLKKKGRIQPIPIHVGPDAWKVAAIYDRFAAEDRRLLEDFSFSDTLVDVFSDDLLEHSPDRGSEIYLVATGMLSLGSLARRLFRRLAPHPVHGVFFTSHCASGTLGKAVIKSRQGDLLDVDGTPVMRQCRVEEFHFTSHSTRDELLDMLGRLSPAKAVLLPGRKDSRERLAREMAISLPSITCLLPEPGEEIPLVD, encoded by the coding sequence ATGGACCTGACCATACTTTCCCCGACGGCGGACTGCGGTGGCAGCTGCCTCTACCTGAATCTTGATGGCACCGGCTTCCTGCTGGACGCCGGCTGCGACCTGTCGCGCACGGGCGAAGCCAGTCTGCCCGATCTGCGGCCCCTGGGCAACGCCCCGCTGGACTGGATTCTGCTGAGCCACGCCCATCTGGACCATTGCGGATCCTTGCCGGTCATCGCCCAGCGCTGGCCGGATGCCCGTGTGCTCTGCAGTCGCGCCACCTGGGAACTGGCCCGGCTCCAACTGGTGCGCCGGGCGGCCCTGATGGCCCGCGCCTGGGCCGAAGGCCAGAGCGGCGATTATCCCCTGTACGACGAGAATGAGATCGGCGAACTCGAATCGCGTGTCCAATTCATCGTCAACGGCCAACCGGAAGCACTGGCGGGCAGCTGGAATCCCTATCCCACTCAGGTCACCGCCTTCGATGCGGGGCACATTCTGGGCAGCCAGTCCTTTCTGCTCGAAGGCCGCGCGGGCAGTGCATTCCATACCGGTGACTCCTGCCTGCGGCCCCAGAGCGTGATCCAGGGCGCCGTACTTCCTGCGTCGGCCGATGTGGTAATCACGGGCACGACCCTGGCCTGGTCCGACTTTCACAACACGCTCAAGCGGCGCGACGAGATCAGCAGGCTGGCCCAGGCGATCAATGACGTCACGGCCATGGGCGGCAGCATTCTCCTGCCCGTCTTCAACCTGGGTCTGGCCCAGGAACTGCTCTTCGTGCTGCACATGCTCAAGAAGAAGGGGCGCATCCAGCCGATCCCGATCCACGTGGGGCCCGATGCCTGGAAGGTGGCGGCCATTTACGACCGCTTCGCTGCCGAGGATCGTCGTCTGCTGGAGGACTTCTCCTTCAGTGACACACTCGTGGATGTCTTCAGCGATGACCTGCTGGAACACTCGCCCGACCGGGGCAGCGAGATCTACCTTGTGGCCACGGGCATGCTGAGTCTGGGCTCATTGGCCCGTCGGCTCTTCAGGCGATTGGCACCCCATCCCGTGCACGGCGTGTTCTTCACCTCCCATTGTGCCAGTGGCACGCTGGGCAAGGCCGTGATCAAATCCCGCCAGGGCGACCTTCTGGACGTGGATGGCACCCCCGTGATGCGCCAGTGCCGCGTCGAGGAGTTCCACTTCACCTCGCACAGCACGCGCGACGAACTCCTGGACATGCTGGGGCGACTCTCCCCGGCCAAGGCCGTGCTGCTTCCCGGTCGCAAGGATTCACGGGAACGTCTGGCCCGGGAGATGGCCATTTCCCTGCCTTCCATCACCTGCCTGCTGCCGGAACCCGGCGAGGAAATCCCGCTGGTGGACTGA
- a CDS encoding NAD(P)/FAD-dependent oxidoreductase, giving the protein MATEQWDVIVIGAGAAGIFCAIEAARRGRSVLLLDHGSKVGRKILVSGGGRCNFTNSGARAENYHSSNPHFCRSALSRYPPARFIEWVRSHGIAYHEKKLGQLFCDGSARELLDALLSDLEQSGAVLRTEVEVQEITGQRPFRIFTARGSLDCDRLVLATGGLSLPKLGATGLAYRIARQYGLPVVPTRPALVPLTLGGALKSFSESLAGVSCDVSLTANGSRFRENLLFTHRGLSGPAVLQISSCWQDGDPLEINWLPDLNPGEWLEQKIREDRRRTLESLLAEVLPRRLAQALCASFLGNPVPASLSDPQKRELLAALTAMVWKPAASEGYRTAEVTRGGVDTHALESKTMASREIPGLYFIGECVDVTGWLGGYNFQWAWASGWAAGQAV; this is encoded by the coding sequence ATGGCGACTGAACAATGGGATGTGATCGTGATCGGTGCCGGCGCGGCGGGTATTTTCTGCGCGATCGAGGCCGCACGTCGGGGCCGCTCGGTACTGCTGCTGGATCACGGCAGCAAGGTCGGGCGAAAGATCCTTGTATCCGGGGGCGGGCGCTGCAACTTCACCAACTCCGGTGCCCGGGCCGAGAACTACCATTCCTCGAACCCGCATTTCTGCCGATCGGCGCTCAGCCGCTATCCTCCGGCCCGCTTCATCGAGTGGGTCCGGTCCCACGGCATCGCGTATCACGAAAAGAAACTGGGTCAGCTTTTCTGCGACGGCAGTGCGCGGGAGCTGCTGGATGCCCTGTTGTCGGACCTGGAGCAGTCGGGTGCCGTGTTGCGTACCGAGGTGGAGGTCCAGGAGATCACGGGGCAGCGGCCGTTCCGCATCTTCACGGCCAGAGGATCCCTCGACTGTGATCGGCTGGTACTGGCCACTGGTGGACTGAGCCTGCCCAAGCTGGGAGCCACGGGACTGGCCTACCGGATCGCCCGTCAGTACGGGCTGCCCGTCGTGCCCACCCGGCCGGCGCTGGTGCCATTGACTCTGGGTGGGGCCCTCAAGTCATTCAGTGAATCTCTGGCGGGGGTGTCCTGCGACGTCTCACTGACGGCCAATGGCTCTCGCTTTCGCGAAAACCTGTTGTTCACGCACCGGGGACTGAGCGGGCCGGCCGTACTGCAGATTTCCTCCTGCTGGCAGGATGGCGACCCTCTGGAAATCAACTGGCTTCCCGACCTGAATCCGGGAGAATGGCTCGAGCAGAAGATCCGCGAGGACCGGCGACGGACTCTCGAGAGCTTGCTGGCCGAGGTGCTTCCCCGCCGCCTGGCCCAGGCATTGTGCGCCAGTTTTCTGGGCAACCCGGTACCGGCGTCCCTGTCCGACCCGCAGAAACGTGAGCTGCTGGCCGCGCTGACGGCAATGGTCTGGAAGCCGGCGGCCAGCGAGGGTTACCGTACGGCTGAAGTGACCCGCGGGGGAGTCGATACGCACGCGCTCGAGTCAAAGACCATGGCCTCCCGGGAGATTCCCGGACTGTACTTCATCGGCGAATGTGTGGACGTGACCGGCTGGCTGGGGGGGTACAATTTCCAGTGGGCCTGGGCTTCGGGCTGGGCTGCCGGGCAGGCCGTCTGA
- a CDS encoding NADP-dependent isocitrate dehydrogenase yields MSLAKIIYTITDEAPALATRSLLPVIQAFTGAAGVAVETRDISLAARILAAFPERLSDAQRTPDALAELGALAQTPEANIIKLPNVSASVPQLKAAIAELRSQGFDLPDYPEEATDDASRELRARYAKALGSAVNPVLREGNSDRRVARVVKDFAQKHPHRMGAWSADSKTHVAHMDEGDFYGSERTLVFGEADTVQIEFHGEDGSTRILRQGLRILEDEVLDGAVMSARALREFYATQIDDAKKEGLLLSLHLKATMMKVSDPVFFGYCVTEYFKPVFEKHAELFESIGVDPANGMADLEARLARLPEEQRAAIQAEIQAVYAMRPPLAMVDSDRGITNLHVPSDIIIDASMPPMIRDSGKMWGPDGKLHDTKAMIPDRCYAGIYQATIDDCKRHGAFDPATMGSVSNVGLMAQKAEEYGSHDKTFRITAPGTVRVIGSAGTVLMEHPVDEGDIWRACQTKDAAIRDWVRLAVSRARATKVPAVFWLDHMRAHDAALIAKVEGYLHTHDTDGLELKILAPVDAIRFSMERARRGVDTISVTGNVLRDFLTDLFPIIELGTSAKMLSIVPLLAGGGLYETGAGGSAPKHVQQFVAEGHLRWDSLGEFLALAVSMEDLAQKHSNPRAAVLAEALNTAIGKVLENQKSPSRKVRELDNRGSHFYLCLYWAQALVAQSKDADLRARFGPIANELAASESTILSELEQAQGAPVDLGGYYHPDNTKADAAMRPSRTWNRILATLA; encoded by the coding sequence ATGTCCCTGGCGAAAATCATCTACACCATCACCGACGAAGCCCCCGCGCTGGCCACCCGTTCCTTGCTGCCCGTGATCCAGGCCTTCACCGGAGCCGCGGGAGTGGCCGTGGAGACCCGCGACATCTCGCTGGCGGCGCGCATCCTGGCCGCCTTTCCCGAGCGGCTGAGTGACGCACAGCGTACACCCGATGCCCTGGCCGAACTGGGTGCGCTGGCCCAGACGCCCGAGGCGAACATCATCAAGCTGCCCAATGTGAGCGCGTCGGTGCCCCAGCTGAAAGCCGCCATCGCCGAGCTGCGCAGCCAGGGTTTCGATCTGCCCGACTATCCCGAAGAAGCCACCGATGACGCTTCCCGCGAGCTGCGTGCACGCTATGCCAAGGCACTGGGCAGCGCGGTGAATCCCGTGCTGCGCGAAGGCAATTCCGACCGCCGGGTGGCCAGGGTGGTGAAGGACTTCGCCCAGAAACATCCTCACCGGATGGGCGCCTGGAGCGCCGACTCGAAAACCCATGTGGCACACATGGACGAGGGCGATTTCTACGGCAGCGAGCGCACACTGGTCTTTGGCGAGGCCGACACGGTGCAGATCGAGTTCCATGGCGAAGACGGCAGTACACGCATCCTTCGCCAAGGCCTGCGCATCCTTGAGGACGAAGTCCTGGATGGCGCCGTGATGAGCGCCCGGGCGCTGCGCGAGTTCTACGCCACCCAGATCGACGACGCGAAGAAGGAAGGCCTGCTGCTCTCGCTGCACCTGAAGGCCACCATGATGAAGGTCAGCGATCCGGTATTCTTCGGTTACTGCGTCACCGAATACTTCAAGCCCGTGTTCGAGAAGCATGCGGAGCTCTTCGAGTCCATCGGCGTGGATCCCGCCAACGGCATGGCCGATCTGGAAGCTCGCCTGGCCAGGCTGCCGGAAGAGCAGCGGGCGGCCATCCAGGCCGAGATCCAGGCGGTGTACGCCATGCGTCCTCCCCTGGCGATGGTGGATTCGGACCGCGGCATCACCAATCTGCATGTGCCCAGTGACATCATCATCGACGCCTCGATGCCCCCGATGATCCGGGACTCCGGCAAGATGTGGGGTCCCGACGGCAAGCTGCATGACACCAAGGCGATGATTCCCGACCGGTGTTACGCGGGCATCTACCAGGCCACCATCGATGATTGCAAGCGCCACGGAGCCTTTGATCCAGCCACCATGGGCAGCGTCTCCAATGTGGGGCTGATGGCCCAGAAGGCCGAGGAGTACGGCAGCCACGACAAGACCTTCAGGATCACGGCGCCCGGCACCGTGCGCGTGATCGGATCGGCCGGCACGGTCCTGATGGAGCACCCTGTTGACGAGGGTGACATCTGGCGTGCCTGCCAGACCAAGGATGCGGCGATCCGCGACTGGGTGAGACTGGCGGTCTCGAGGGCGCGCGCCACGAAGGTTCCCGCTGTGTTCTGGCTGGATCACATGCGCGCCCACGATGCGGCGCTCATCGCCAAGGTCGAAGGCTACCTGCACACCCACGACACCGATGGTCTGGAACTGAAGATCCTGGCCCCGGTGGACGCGATCCGCTTCTCGATGGAACGCGCCCGCCGCGGAGTGGACACGATTTCGGTCACGGGCAATGTGCTGCGTGACTTCCTGACCGACCTCTTCCCGATCATCGAACTGGGCACCAGCGCCAAGATGCTCTCGATCGTGCCCCTGCTGGCCGGAGGCGGTCTGTACGAGACCGGAGCCGGAGGCAGTGCGCCCAAGCACGTGCAGCAGTTCGTGGCCGAAGGTCACCTGCGCTGGGATTCACTGGGCGAGTTCCTGGCTCTGGCCGTGTCGATGGAAGATCTGGCCCAGAAACACAGCAATCCCCGCGCCGCCGTGCTGGCCGAGGCACTGAACACGGCCATCGGCAAGGTGCTGGAAAACCAGAAGTCCCCGAGTCGCAAGGTGCGCGAGCTGGACAACCGCGGCAGCCACTTCTATCTGTGTCTCTACTGGGCCCAGGCATTGGTGGCCCAGTCGAAGGATGCGGACCTGCGCGCTCGCTTCGGCCCCATCGCCAACGAACTGGCCGCGTCCGAGAGCACGATCCTGAGCGAACTGGAACAGGCCCAGGGCGCTCCGGTGGATCTGGGTGGCTACTACCATCCCGACAACACCAAGGCCGACGCGGCCATGCGCCCCAGCAGGACCTGGAACCGGATTCTGGCCACGCTGGCCTGA
- a CDS encoding ABC transporter ATP-binding protein has protein sequence MPAEINTPQLVLHQLNQSRGNRAVLHGLDLVLMPGELVGVIGPNGSGKTTLLRSISGRLPVTQGSVFIAGLDPSLEPKEARRHTGTVPDGDQLPPALSGNQLLELWSQAWQLGGIPAETIELAARVELAERLGEPLETWSLGMKQKLALLLALMPRPRLLLLDESFNSLDPLSAWTLRRELRAQCDAGAAALACSHQIGQLEKDCDRVLLLLDGHWVKGWTREERQREAAAGRDLEDLFIAALGDRPAQQPVYGKGTPHGD, from the coding sequence ATGCCTGCTGAAATCAACACACCGCAGCTGGTCCTGCATCAACTCAACCAGAGCCGGGGAAATCGGGCGGTCCTGCATGGGCTGGATCTTGTCCTCATGCCCGGCGAACTGGTGGGTGTGATCGGTCCCAACGGCAGCGGAAAGACCACTCTGCTTCGTTCGATCTCGGGACGCCTTCCCGTGACACAGGGAAGCGTATTCATCGCCGGGCTGGATCCGTCGCTGGAACCAAAGGAAGCCCGCCGGCATACCGGCACGGTGCCCGACGGGGATCAGCTGCCGCCCGCGCTCAGCGGCAACCAGCTGCTGGAACTCTGGAGCCAGGCTTGGCAACTGGGCGGAATCCCGGCCGAGACCATCGAGCTGGCTGCGCGTGTGGAGCTCGCCGAGCGACTGGGTGAGCCACTGGAAACCTGGTCGCTGGGAATGAAGCAGAAACTGGCTCTGCTGCTGGCCCTGATGCCCCGTCCGCGCCTCCTGCTGCTGGATGAGAGCTTCAACAGTCTGGATCCGCTCTCCGCCTGGACCCTGCGCCGCGAGCTGCGTGCCCAGTGTGATGCGGGCGCGGCGGCCTTGGCCTGCTCGCACCAGATCGGTCAGCTCGAGAAGGATTGCGACCGTGTGCTGCTGCTGCTCGATGGGCACTGGGTGAAGGGCTGGACGCGTGAAGAGCGTCAGCGCGAAGCCGCCGCCGGACGCGATCTGGAAGATCTGTTCATCGCGGCGCTTGGCGACCGCCCGGCGCAGCAGCCTGTGTATGGCAAAGGGACCCCCCATGGCGACTGA
- a CDS encoding MATE family efflux transporter: MPLLDRQIVRQIIPLAVPMIISQMSQTLVGLVDTWMVSQLGVAALAATGLSGVAVWMVMGSAGELSTGTQVITARRAGQGREADAALTLRESLALAVLLGLVVGLLTHALIPAWFNWILKNPQDPLYDDCVIYSRLRMLGLLPFLLISSLRGYFNGLGDSREHMRIALVINAANVVLNWVFIWGHLGSPAMGVAGAGLASSLSTALGALLFLGRIPARRVFTAHGMHLLGPIRWPDIRQLVSLSMPAAMQTLLAMAGFTVFISLMNHIGTTEVAATNLIISIMSVSFMPGYGIGMAASTLIGQKLGAGLPGQAREAGDMAQRLGMLLMGSLGILFLLMPDLLLRAFSQDPGVLAAGRGPLRLMGAVQAFDALAMATAGCLRGSGMTVFVAWSEIAVNWLFFIPFTYVCVKIWQTGILLPFLGLALYLVLLALILQWQWRRDLWQHQRV, from the coding sequence ATGCCCCTGCTCGACCGCCAGATCGTACGCCAGATCATTCCACTGGCCGTACCGATGATCATTTCCCAGATGTCGCAGACCCTGGTGGGACTGGTGGACACCTGGATGGTGAGCCAGCTCGGTGTGGCCGCACTGGCCGCCACCGGGCTCTCGGGAGTCGCGGTCTGGATGGTGATGGGGTCCGCGGGCGAACTGTCCACGGGCACCCAGGTGATCACGGCCCGGCGCGCGGGCCAGGGGCGCGAGGCCGATGCGGCGCTCACCCTGCGTGAATCGCTGGCATTGGCAGTGCTGCTGGGGCTGGTGGTGGGTCTGCTGACCCACGCCCTGATTCCGGCCTGGTTCAACTGGATCCTCAAGAACCCGCAGGATCCTCTCTACGACGACTGTGTGATCTACAGCAGATTGCGCATGCTGGGTCTGCTGCCCTTCCTGCTGATCAGCAGCCTGCGCGGATACTTCAACGGTCTTGGCGACAGTCGGGAACACATGCGGATCGCGCTGGTGATCAACGCGGCCAATGTGGTGCTGAACTGGGTCTTCATCTGGGGACACCTGGGCTCGCCCGCGATGGGAGTGGCCGGTGCCGGACTGGCCAGCAGTCTCTCGACAGCCCTGGGCGCGCTGCTCTTTCTGGGGCGAATTCCCGCGCGCCGTGTCTTCACGGCACACGGAATGCACCTGCTGGGCCCCATCCGCTGGCCGGACATCCGTCAACTGGTATCCCTCTCGATGCCGGCGGCCATGCAGACCTTGCTGGCGATGGCGGGCTTCACCGTGTTCATTTCGCTGATGAATCACATCGGGACCACCGAAGTCGCGGCCACCAACCTGATCATCTCGATCATGAGCGTAAGCTTCATGCCGGGCTATGGCATCGGCATGGCCGCCAGCACCCTGATCGGCCAGAAGCTGGGGGCTGGCCTGCCCGGGCAGGCGCGTGAGGCGGGCGACATGGCCCAGCGGCTGGGCATGCTGCTGATGGGCTCGCTGGGAATTCTCTTTCTGCTGATGCCGGACCTGCTGTTGCGGGCCTTCAGCCAGGATCCGGGCGTCCTGGCGGCCGGTCGCGGCCCTCTGCGCCTGATGGGCGCGGTCCAGGCCTTCGACGCGCTGGCGATGGCCACCGCCGGCTGCCTGCGCGGCAGCGGGATGACCGTCTTCGTGGCCTGGTCGGAAATCGCGGTCAACTGGTTGTTCTTCATTCCCTTCACGTATGTCTGCGTCAAGATCTGGCAGACGGGCATCCTGCTGCCCTTTCTGGGGCTGGCGCTCTACCTGGTCCTGCTGGCGCTGATCCTGCAGTGGCAATGGCGGCGCGACCTCTGGCAACATCAGCGGGTCTGA
- a CDS encoding glycogen-debranching protein, translating to MTHHIHLLADPGPIIAEFSGVTVVIGHPQPLGVSRCGPATNFSLPARRASQVCLVLSDAESGTDRMLIELDPRWHRTGEVWHLAVTGLREPVCYSWRVRGVTDVPPAPGQLELPGRNLLDPWAKAARLPDTPGESWRGLFPVRPYTWQHKDRPRHPLHETVIYELHTRGFTRHPSSGVSHPGSWLGLIEKIPYLKDLGVTAIELLPVADFDHRDNPRFNPLTGEALGNYWGYDPLAFFAPKASYSSTGDPLDSVDEFRQLADALHGAGIELFLDVVFNHSGERNDPEHVIHFRGMDNRLWYMVDAAGHDLDFSGCGNSLNCNHPLVRQYVLECLRWWVCEMGVDGFRFDLASILGRDSSGRVLENPPVLEAIALDPVLADTKLIAEAWDARGLYQVGSFPNWGRWAEWNGQFRDSLRRLLRGEEGQIGAVASRITGSADLYGPSGRSPMHSINFITAHDGFTLADLVRYEKKHNTANGEDNRDGNNHEHSCNWGVEGPSDDPVIEGLRLRQQRNGLALLLLSQGVPMLLAGDEFGRSQGGNNNAWCQDNDISWVDWNLLKDNADLFAYTRSLLELRRLHPMLRRQQFFATGPDSEIQWHGVTPGAPDFGPRSHTLACQLNGRRMAERLHLKGNAVDLYLALNFWSKALEFELPPAPDTTGWRVLLDTNDGLPACPDPRKGRALKTAGRILIESRSLVLLGA from the coding sequence ATGACCCATCATATTCATCTGCTGGCGGATCCAGGTCCGATCATCGCTGAGTTCAGCGGAGTGACCGTTGTCATCGGGCATCCCCAGCCCCTGGGAGTGTCACGCTGTGGTCCCGCGACCAACTTCAGCCTGCCCGCCCGACGAGCCAGTCAGGTCTGTCTGGTGCTCTCCGATGCCGAAAGCGGAACGGACAGAATGCTGATCGAGCTGGACCCCCGCTGGCACCGCACCGGCGAAGTCTGGCATCTGGCGGTCACTGGCCTGCGCGAGCCGGTGTGTTACAGCTGGCGTGTGCGCGGAGTCACGGACGTGCCTCCGGCTCCGGGGCAGCTGGAGCTTCCGGGTCGCAATCTGCTGGATCCCTGGGCCAAGGCCGCACGGCTGCCCGACACCCCCGGTGAAAGCTGGCGTGGCCTGTTTCCGGTTCGCCCGTACACCTGGCAGCACAAGGATCGCCCGCGTCATCCGCTGCACGAAACCGTGATCTACGAGCTGCACACCCGGGGATTCACGCGGCATCCCAGTTCGGGCGTGAGCCATCCGGGCAGCTGGCTGGGGCTGATCGAGAAGATTCCCTACCTGAAGGATCTGGGTGTCACGGCCATCGAGCTGCTGCCGGTGGCGGATTTCGATCACCGGGACAATCCCCGCTTCAACCCGCTCACGGGCGAGGCACTCGGCAACTACTGGGGCTACGATCCGCTGGCATTTTTCGCTCCCAAAGCCAGCTATTCGTCAACGGGCGACCCGCTGGATTCGGTGGACGAGTTCCGCCAGCTGGCCGACGCGCTGCACGGAGCGGGCATCGAGCTCTTCCTGGATGTGGTCTTCAATCACAGTGGCGAGCGCAACGACCCCGAGCACGTGATCCACTTCCGGGGCATGGACAACCGTCTCTGGTACATGGTGGACGCGGCGGGTCACGATCTGGATTTCTCGGGCTGCGGAAACTCGCTCAACTGCAACCATCCCCTGGTGCGCCAGTATGTGCTGGAGTGTCTGCGCTGGTGGGTCTGCGAAATGGGCGTGGATGGCTTCCGTTTCGATCTGGCCTCGATTCTGGGGCGTGATTCAAGCGGGCGCGTGCTGGAGAATCCTCCCGTGCTCGAGGCGATCGCGCTGGATCCGGTACTGGCCGACACCAAACTGATTGCCGAAGCCTGGGACGCCCGCGGTCTGTACCAGGTGGGCAGTTTTCCCAACTGGGGACGCTGGGCCGAGTGGAACGGACAGTTCCGTGATTCCCTGCGGCGCCTGTTGCGCGGTGAGGAGGGGCAGATCGGGGCCGTGGCCTCGCGCATCACGGGCAGCGCGGATCTCTATGGCCCCAGCGGCCGCAGCCCCATGCACTCGATCAACTTCATCACCGCTCACGACGGCTTCACCCTGGCCGATCTGGTGCGTTACGAGAAGAAGCACAACACGGCCAATGGCGAAGACAACCGCGACGGCAACAACCACGAGCACAGCTGCAACTGGGGCGTCGAAGGTCCCAGCGACGACCCGGTCATCGAAGGCTTGCGTCTGCGCCAGCAACGCAACGGATTGGCACTGCTGCTGCTTTCGCAGGGTGTGCCGATGCTGCTGGCCGGTGATGAGTTCGGCCGCAGCCAGGGCGGAAACAACAATGCCTGGTGCCAGGACAATGACATTTCCTGGGTGGACTGGAACTTGCTGAAGGACAATGCGGACCTGTTTGCCTACACCCGCTCTTTGCTCGAGCTGCGCCGCCTGCATCCCATGCTTCGCCGTCAGCAATTCTTCGCCACCGGCCCGGACTCCGAAATCCAGTGGCATGGTGTGACACCGGGGGCCCCTGATTTCGGTCCCCGCTCCCACACTCTGGCCTGCCAGCTCAATGGCCGGCGCATGGCTGAACGTCTGCACCTGAAGGGCAATGCGGTGGATCTGTACCTGGCACTCAACTTCTGGAGCAAGGCCCTCGAGTTCGAGTTGCCGCCCGCTCCCGACACGACGGGCTGGCGGGTTCTGCTGGACACCAACGACGGACTGCCGGCCTGCCCTGACCCACGAAAAGGGCGTGCACTGAAGACTGCGGGCCGGATCCTGATCGAATCACGCTCTCTCGTGCTGCTGGGAGCCTGA
- a CDS encoding winged helix-turn-helix transcriptional regulator: MLDTPTTQHLGQQLARALAPRWGVAVLAALSRSGGERVFRLHRLLGANPGTLRKSLESCRQRGWILPNPGHGHPLRPEWLLDPDCMELARKAAELTAELEALGQSELLAAKWALPVLREVGQGADRFRDIREELGLTDRALALALDLLVTRGLLIRELHEGHPPGSRYRCDPVSRELLEKLELFVIELGARTLED, from the coding sequence ATGCTGGATACACCCACCACCCAGCATCTTGGACAACAACTCGCCAGGGCATTGGCGCCCCGCTGGGGAGTTGCGGTACTGGCAGCCCTGTCGCGATCAGGGGGCGAACGGGTCTTTCGCCTGCATCGACTGCTGGGGGCCAATCCAGGCACTCTGCGCAAAAGCCTTGAAAGCTGCCGTCAGCGCGGCTGGATCCTTCCGAATCCAGGGCATGGGCATCCCCTGCGCCCCGAATGGCTGCTGGACCCCGATTGCATGGAACTTGCCCGAAAGGCCGCTGAGCTGACAGCGGAACTGGAGGCTCTGGGACAGTCGGAGCTGCTGGCGGCCAAGTGGGCCTTGCCCGTGTTGCGGGAAGTCGGGCAGGGGGCCGACCGATTCAGGGACATTCGCGAGGAACTTGGCCTGACTGATCGCGCCCTGGCGCTGGCTCTGGACCTGTTGGTCACACGCGGACTGCTGATCCGCGAACTGCACGAGGGCCATCCACCGGGCAGTCGTTACCGTTGTGATCCGGTGTCGAGGGAATTGCTCGAAAAGCTGGAGCTCTTCGTCATCGAACTTGGCGCACGCACTCTGGAAGACTGA
- a CDS encoding M18 family aminopeptidase — translation MSQHVLERASQLLAFLDSGPSPWHVVHTACQMLGALGFQPLVEGEDWDPRPGEARYVIRNGSSLVAFVVGEKSPGSAGFRLIGAHTDSPTLRIKPRPTSEVEGMLKLAVDVYGGPILATFVDRDLDLAGRLLLAPDSEGGEPEPMLLRFGRPVVQVPSLAIHMDRDVNTNGLVLDKQKHLSLLAGLLPLGHDARSTWLGILAREAGVEPERILAWELNVADCQPASFSGFGNEFINSPRLDNLASCHAALLALCGCVTRTRPMEQTCVISLFDHEEVGSRSSRGADGAFLRDVLQRLCQRIDPGPESLQRALANSWQVSVDMAHAFHPNRPEVYEDLHRVRLNGGPVIKFNPNRRYATDAVGDVWFQLLCGEAGVPFQHYVHHGNLACGSTIGPLSESGLGVRTVDVGNPMLSMHSIRETAGVLDHDAMVRALSQFLQRD, via the coding sequence ATGTCCCAACATGTACTCGAGCGCGCCAGCCAGTTGCTGGCATTCCTGGATTCAGGTCCCAGTCCGTGGCACGTGGTTCACACTGCCTGCCAGATGCTGGGCGCACTGGGATTCCAGCCCCTTGTCGAAGGTGAGGATTGGGATCCGCGGCCCGGGGAAGCACGTTATGTGATCCGCAACGGCTCCTCGCTGGTGGCCTTCGTGGTCGGCGAGAAGAGTCCGGGCAGTGCCGGGTTCCGCCTGATAGGCGCGCACACCGATTCACCCACTCTGCGGATCAAGCCACGTCCGACCAGCGAGGTCGAGGGCATGCTCAAGTTGGCCGTGGATGTCTACGGAGGGCCCATTCTGGCCACCTTCGTGGACCGCGACCTGGATCTGGCCGGACGCCTGCTGCTGGCGCCCGACAGCGAAGGCGGTGAACCCGAACCCATGTTGCTGCGCTTCGGCCGACCCGTGGTACAAGTGCCCAGCCTGGCGATCCACATGGATCGCGACGTCAACACCAATGGGCTGGTACTGGACAAGCAGAAGCACCTCAGTCTGCTGGCCGGACTGTTGCCACTGGGACACGACGCCCGCAGCACCTGGCTGGGCATTCTGGCCAGGGAGGCGGGTGTCGAGCCGGAGCGGATTCTGGCCTGGGAACTGAACGTGGCCGACTGTCAGCCCGCCAGCTTTTCCGGGTTCGGCAATGAATTCATCAACAGCCCCCGGCTGGACAACCTGGCCTCGTGCCATGCGGCCCTGCTGGCACTCTGTGGATGTGTCACACGCACACGGCCAATGGAGCAGACCTGCGTGATCAGCCTCTTCGATCACGAGGAAGTGGGCAGCCGCAGTTCGCGGGGCGCCGACGGCGCCTTCCTGCGGGATGTGCTGCAAAGGCTTTGCCAACGCATCGACCCCGGCCCCGAAAGCCTGCAGCGGGCCCTGGCCAACAGTTGGCAGGTGAGCGTGGACATGGCCCATGCCTTTCACCCCAACCGGCCCGAAGTCTACGAGGACCTGCACCGGGTGCGGCTGAACGGCGGGCCCGTGATCAAGTTCAATCCCAACCGGCGCTATGCCACCGACGCCGTGGGCGACGTCTGGTTCCAGTTGCTCTGCGGCGAGGCGGGTGTCCCGTTCCAGCACTATGTGCACCATGGCAACCTGGCCTGTGGCAGTACCATCGGTCCGCTCAGCGAGTCCGGGCTGGGAGTGCGCACGGTGGATGTGGGCAACCCCATGCTCTCGATGCACAGCATCCGCGAGACGGCGGGCGTGCTGGATCATGACGCCATGGTGCGCGCCCTGTCCCAGTTTCTGCAGCGTGACTGA